The proteins below come from a single Kitasatospora sp. NBC_00315 genomic window:
- a CDS encoding allantoate amidohydrolase yields the protein MWAELLPVGRSAASGGYRRHAWNSADAECRAWFREQAESRGLAYEADRNGNQWAWLGDPRAGGAIVTGSHLDSVPDGGAFDGPLGVVSSFAALDELRARGAEFDRPLAIVNFGDEEGARFGVACVGSRLTAGVLSREQAYELRDADGVRLPDAMERAGHDPAAIGGDDERLGRIAAFVELHVEQGRYLTEEQPVGVAGAIWPHGRWRFDFHGEANHAGTTRIEDRRDPMLTFASTVLAARGRAGADALATFGKVAVEPNGTNAIASLVRGWLDSRAADEATLERVVAQIGAAAAEYGGRDGVRVELTRESFTPVVDFDVPLRDRLATTLGGVPVLPTGAGHDAGILASAVPTAMLFVRNPSGVSHSPAEYAQEADCLTGVAALADVLEDLACR from the coding sequence ATGTGGGCGGAGCTGCTCCCGGTGGGCCGCTCCGCCGCCTCCGGCGGGTACCGCAGGCACGCCTGGAACTCCGCCGACGCCGAGTGCCGGGCCTGGTTCCGCGAGCAGGCCGAGAGCCGGGGCCTGGCGTACGAGGCGGACCGCAACGGCAACCAGTGGGCCTGGCTCGGGGATCCTCGCGCCGGCGGCGCGATCGTCACCGGCTCCCACCTGGACTCCGTCCCGGACGGCGGCGCCTTCGACGGCCCGCTCGGGGTGGTGTCCTCCTTCGCCGCGCTCGACGAACTGCGCGCCCGCGGAGCCGAGTTCGACAGGCCGCTGGCCATCGTCAACTTCGGCGACGAGGAGGGCGCCCGCTTCGGCGTCGCCTGTGTGGGCTCCCGGCTCACCGCGGGCGTGCTCTCCCGGGAGCAGGCGTACGAGCTGCGCGACGCCGACGGCGTCCGGCTGCCCGACGCGATGGAGCGGGCCGGCCACGACCCGGCCGCCATCGGCGGGGACGACGAGCGGCTCGGCCGGATCGCCGCCTTCGTCGAGCTGCACGTCGAGCAGGGCCGGTACCTGACCGAGGAGCAGCCGGTCGGCGTGGCCGGCGCGATCTGGCCGCACGGCCGCTGGCGCTTCGACTTCCACGGCGAGGCCAACCACGCCGGCACCACCCGGATCGAGGACCGCCGCGATCCGATGCTGACCTTCGCGAGCACCGTGCTGGCCGCCCGCGGCCGGGCCGGCGCGGACGCGCTGGCGACCTTCGGCAAGGTGGCGGTCGAGCCGAACGGCACCAACGCCATCGCCTCGCTCGTCCGGGGCTGGCTGGACTCCCGGGCGGCCGACGAGGCCACCCTGGAGCGGGTGGTGGCGCAGATCGGGGCGGCGGCCGCCGAGTACGGCGGGCGCGACGGCGTCCGGGTCGAGCTGACCCGGGAGTCGTTCACCCCGGTCGTCGACTTCGACGTCCCCCTGCGCGACCGTCTCGCCACGACGCTCGGCGGGGTGCCGGTGCTGCCGACCGGTGCGGGACACGACGCCGGAATCCTCGCTTCGGCCGTCCCGACCGCCATGCTGTTCGTACGCAACCCCAGCGGCGTCTCGCACTCCCCGGCCGAGTACGCGCAGGAGGCCGACTGCCTCACCGGGGTCGCCGCGCTCGCAGACGTACTGGAGGACCTGGCGTGTCGGTAA
- a CDS encoding formimidoylglutamate deiminase, translating into MSVTYWARYAWLPHVNGPVVESDVLISTVDDGRIAKVTPDSGPCPAGAVRLEGLLLPGQANAHSHAFHRALRGTVQVGSGTFWTWRDTMYRVAGALDPDSYLALATAVYAEMALAGITAVGEFHYLHHAPGGARYTDPNAMGEALIEAAALAGIRITLLDTCYLSAGFGTEPTRPQLRFSDGDADAWAARAAELKPRPHARTGAAVHSVRAVPADQLGTVAQWSAAHGAPLHVHLSEQTAENEACLAAHGVTPTRLLADHGVLGPRTSAVHATHLTEEDVELLAGSSTTICMCPTTERDLADGIGPARRLASAGCPVSLGSDSHAVIDPFEEARALELNERLRTRTRGHWTAAALLRAGSEDGHASLGWPEAGRIEAGALADFTVVALDSVRTAGPPARLGAETAVFAASAADVRHVVVGGRQIVRDGVHLLVPDVPAALRDSIAALSS; encoded by the coding sequence GTGTCGGTAACCTACTGGGCGCGGTACGCCTGGCTCCCGCACGTCAACGGCCCGGTGGTCGAGAGCGACGTGCTGATCAGCACCGTCGACGACGGCCGGATCGCGAAGGTCACCCCGGACAGCGGCCCCTGCCCGGCGGGTGCCGTCCGGCTGGAGGGGCTGCTGCTCCCCGGCCAGGCGAACGCGCACTCGCACGCCTTCCACCGCGCGCTGCGCGGCACCGTCCAGGTCGGCTCCGGCACCTTCTGGACCTGGCGCGACACCATGTACCGGGTCGCCGGGGCACTCGACCCGGACAGCTACCTGGCGCTGGCCACCGCCGTCTACGCCGAGATGGCGCTCGCCGGGATCACCGCGGTCGGGGAGTTCCACTACCTCCACCACGCACCCGGCGGCGCCCGCTACACCGATCCCAACGCGATGGGCGAGGCGCTCATCGAGGCCGCCGCCCTGGCGGGCATCCGGATCACCCTGCTCGACACCTGCTACCTCTCGGCGGGCTTCGGCACCGAGCCGACCAGGCCCCAGCTGCGCTTCAGCGACGGCGACGCGGACGCCTGGGCGGCCCGTGCGGCGGAGCTCAAGCCGCGCCCGCACGCCCGGACGGGCGCCGCCGTCCACTCGGTGCGCGCCGTCCCGGCCGACCAGCTCGGCACGGTCGCGCAGTGGTCGGCGGCGCACGGCGCCCCGCTGCACGTCCACCTCTCCGAGCAGACCGCCGAGAACGAGGCCTGCCTCGCCGCCCACGGCGTCACCCCCACCCGGCTGCTCGCCGACCACGGTGTGCTCGGCCCGCGCACCTCCGCCGTGCACGCCACCCACCTCACCGAGGAGGACGTCGAGCTCCTGGCCGGCTCCTCCACCACCATCTGCATGTGCCCGACCACCGAACGGGATCTCGCCGACGGCATCGGGCCCGCCCGCCGACTGGCGTCGGCCGGCTGCCCGGTCTCGCTCGGCAGCGACAGCCACGCGGTGATCGACCCGTTCGAGGAGGCCCGGGCGCTCGAACTGAACGAGCGGCTGCGCACCCGGACGCGGGGCCACTGGACGGCCGCCGCGCTGCTCCGGGCGGGTTCCGAGGACGGCCACGCCTCGCTGGGGTGGCCGGAGGCGGGGCGGATCGAGGCCGGCGCGCTCGCCGACTTCACCGTCGTCGCCCTCGACTCGGTGCGCACGGCCGGCCCGCCGGCCCGCCTCGGCGCCGAGACGGCCGTCTTCGCCGCCTCCGCGGCCGACGTGCGCCACGTGGTGGTCGGCGGCCGGCAGATCGTCCGCGACGGCGTGCACCTGCTGGTGCCCGACGTCCCGGCGGCGCTGCGCGACTCGATCGCGGCGCTCAGCTCCTGA
- the hutI gene encoding imidazolonepropionase: MSTLITDIGSLVTNDTAHGLGPLGLLTDAAVVIDAGVVAWVGRAADAPAADERFGAGGRALLPGFVDSHAHLVFAGDRTAEFDARMSGQAYSAGGIRTTVAATRAATDAELDANLARFVREALLQGTTTVECKSGYGLTVEDEARALRIAAAHTAETTYLGAHVVAPEYADDPAGYVDLVTGEMLDACAPYARWVDVFCERGAFDGDQARAVLTAGIERGLTPRVHANQLSYGPGVQLAVELGAASADHCTHLTDADVAALAGSATVATLLPGAEFSTRAPYPDARRLIDAGATVALSTDCNPGSSFTSSMAFCIAVAVREMGMTPDEAVHAATTGGAHALRRSDVGLVAPGARADLLLLDAPSHVHLAYRPGVPLTAAVWRAGVREL, translated from the coding sequence TTGAGCACCCTGATCACCGACATCGGCAGCCTGGTCACCAACGACACGGCCCACGGCCTGGGCCCGCTCGGCCTGCTCACCGACGCGGCGGTGGTCATCGACGCCGGCGTCGTCGCCTGGGTCGGCCGGGCCGCCGACGCCCCGGCGGCCGACGAGCGGTTCGGGGCGGGGGGCCGGGCCCTGCTGCCCGGCTTCGTCGACTCGCACGCCCACCTGGTCTTCGCGGGCGACCGCACCGCCGAGTTCGACGCCCGGATGTCCGGGCAGGCGTACTCGGCCGGCGGCATCCGCACCACCGTCGCCGCGACCCGCGCCGCCACCGACGCCGAACTGGACGCCAACCTGGCCCGCTTCGTCCGCGAGGCGCTGCTCCAGGGCACCACCACCGTCGAGTGCAAGTCCGGCTACGGCCTCACCGTCGAGGACGAGGCCCGCGCCCTGCGGATCGCCGCCGCCCACACCGCCGAGACCACCTATCTGGGCGCCCATGTGGTCGCCCCCGAGTACGCCGACGACCCGGCGGGCTACGTGGACCTGGTGACCGGCGAGATGCTGGACGCCTGCGCCCCGTACGCCCGCTGGGTGGACGTCTTCTGCGAGCGGGGCGCCTTCGACGGCGACCAGGCCAGGGCCGTCCTGACGGCGGGTATCGAGCGCGGCCTCACCCCCCGGGTGCACGCCAACCAGCTCTCCTACGGCCCCGGGGTGCAGCTCGCCGTCGAGCTGGGCGCCGCCTCGGCCGACCACTGCACCCACCTCACCGACGCGGACGTCGCGGCGCTGGCGGGTTCGGCCACGGTGGCCACGCTGCTGCCCGGCGCGGAGTTCTCCACCCGCGCCCCCTACCCGGACGCGCGCCGTCTGATCGACGCGGGCGCCACCGTCGCGCTGTCCACCGACTGCAACCCCGGCTCCAGCTTCACCAGCTCGATGGCCTTCTGCATCGCGGTCGCCGTCCGCGAGATGGGCATGACCCCCGACGAGGCCGTGCACGCCGCCACCACGGGCGGCGCCCACGCGCTGCGCCGCTCCGACGTCGGCCTGGTCGCCCCCGGCGCCCGGGCCGACCTGCTGCTGCTGGACGCGCCGTCGCACGTCCACCTGGCCTACCGGCCGGGAGTGCCGCTCACCGCCGCGGTCTGGCGGGCCGGGGTGCGGGAGCTCTGA
- a CDS encoding peptide MFS transporter, which translates to MASSTLEAGVQQPTSPGGKTFLGHPRGLATLFMTEMWERFSFYGMRALLVLYLVAGTSEGGLGYTAAVGAAIYSVYNAMLYLLALPGGWLADRFWGARRTVAVGGSVIMVGHFLLAVPSSAAFFAGLAFIAVGSGLLKANISTMVGHLYDGPNDPRRDGGFTIFYMGINLGAFVAPLVIGTVGQNVSWHLGFALAGVGMALGLVQYLMGTRHLSARSDVVASPITPAEKSAVLRKAALWSGLAVVFFGVVALTGHMTVNWVIWPLSIAGIAVPVIYFARIRRDKDLDETDRAKMRGYVWFFVAAAVFWMIYDQSGSTLNIFATDSTASTLFGFDFPSSWFQSLNPLYIMALAPVFAWLWVWLARRGKNPSTTMKFAIGLLMIGASFLVMMLAMAAATGGVKVSPLWLALVYLVQTVGELTLSPVGLSVTTKLAPAKYGSQMMGLWFLAVTAGDCVAAVMQLLVGDATGSTWYFAVQGVLAIVAGVALTMYRRNVVRLMGDVH; encoded by the coding sequence ATGGCGTCATCGACTCTGGAAGCCGGCGTACAGCAGCCGACCTCCCCCGGCGGCAAGACCTTCCTCGGGCACCCCCGCGGTCTTGCCACGCTCTTCATGACCGAGATGTGGGAACGCTTCAGCTTCTACGGGATGCGTGCCCTGCTGGTGCTCTACCTGGTCGCCGGCACCTCCGAGGGCGGGCTCGGGTACACCGCCGCCGTCGGCGCCGCGATCTACAGCGTCTACAACGCGATGCTGTACCTGCTCGCCCTGCCGGGCGGCTGGCTCGCCGACCGCTTCTGGGGTGCCCGCAGGACGGTCGCCGTCGGCGGGTCCGTGATCATGGTCGGCCACTTCCTGCTGGCCGTCCCGTCCTCGGCGGCGTTCTTCGCCGGCCTGGCCTTCATCGCGGTCGGCTCCGGTCTGCTGAAGGCCAACATCTCGACGATGGTCGGCCACCTGTACGACGGGCCGAACGACCCGCGCCGGGACGGCGGCTTCACCATCTTCTACATGGGCATCAACCTCGGTGCCTTCGTCGCCCCGCTGGTCATCGGCACGGTCGGCCAGAACGTCAGCTGGCACCTGGGCTTCGCCCTGGCCGGGGTCGGCATGGCGCTCGGCCTGGTGCAGTACCTGATGGGCACCCGCCACCTGAGCGCCCGCAGCGACGTGGTGGCCTCGCCGATCACCCCCGCCGAGAAGTCCGCCGTGCTCCGCAAGGCCGCGCTCTGGTCGGGCCTGGCCGTGGTCTTCTTCGGCGTCGTCGCACTGACCGGCCACATGACGGTGAACTGGGTGATCTGGCCGCTGTCGATCGCGGGCATCGCCGTCCCGGTGATCTACTTCGCCCGGATCAGGCGGGACAAGGACCTCGACGAGACCGACCGGGCCAAGATGCGCGGCTACGTCTGGTTCTTCGTGGCCGCCGCCGTGTTCTGGATGATCTACGACCAGTCCGGCTCCACGCTCAACATCTTCGCCACCGACTCGACCGCCTCCACGCTGTTCGGCTTCGACTTCCCGTCCAGCTGGTTCCAGTCGCTGAACCCGCTCTACATCATGGCGCTGGCCCCGGTCTTCGCCTGGCTCTGGGTCTGGCTCGCACGCCGCGGGAAGAACCCCAGCACCACGATGAAGTTCGCGATCGGCCTGCTGATGATCGGCGCGTCGTTCCTGGTCATGATGCTGGCGATGGCCGCGGCGACCGGCGGCGTCAAGGTCTCCCCGCTCTGGCTGGCGCTGGTCTACCTGGTGCAGACCGTCGGCGAGCTGACGCTCTCCCCGGTCGGGCTCTCGGTGACCACCAAGCTGGCCCCGGCCAAGTACGGCAGCCAGATGATGGGCCTGTGGTTCCTCGCGGTCACCGCGGGCGACTGCGTGGCCGCCGTCATGCAGTTGCTGGTCGGCGACGCGACCGGCTCCACCTGGTACTTCGCCGTGCAGGGTGTGCTCGCGATCGTCGCGGGTGTCGCGCTGACGATGTACCGCAGGAACGTCGTACGGCTGATGGGCGACGTGCACTGA
- a CDS encoding response regulator transcription factor, translating into MTCVLLAEDDPAISEPLARALRREGYEVLVREDGPTALAAGLTEEVDLVVLDLGLPEMDGLEVCRRLRADGKSCPVLVLTARADEVDTVVGLDAGADDYVTKPFRLAELLARVRALLRRGNVDQLTTGAHGVKIDIESHRAWLGEEELTLSAKEFELLRVLVRDAGRVVTREEIMRQVWDTTWWTSTKTLDMHISWLRKKLGDDAANPRYIATVRGVGFRFEKN; encoded by the coding sequence ATGACCTGTGTGCTTCTCGCCGAGGACGATCCGGCGATCTCCGAACCGCTCGCCCGGGCCCTGCGCCGCGAGGGCTACGAGGTGCTCGTCCGCGAGGACGGCCCGACCGCGCTCGCCGCCGGGCTCACCGAGGAGGTCGACCTCGTCGTCCTCGACCTCGGACTGCCGGAGATGGACGGCCTGGAGGTCTGCCGCCGGCTGCGCGCCGACGGCAAGAGCTGCCCCGTCCTGGTGCTCACCGCGCGCGCCGACGAGGTGGACACCGTGGTCGGCCTGGACGCCGGCGCCGACGACTACGTCACCAAGCCCTTCCGGCTGGCCGAGCTGCTCGCCCGGGTCCGGGCCCTGCTGCGACGTGGCAACGTCGACCAGCTGACCACCGGGGCGCACGGCGTGAAGATCGACATCGAGTCGCACCGCGCGTGGCTCGGCGAGGAGGAGCTCACCCTCTCCGCCAAGGAGTTCGAGCTCCTGCGGGTCCTGGTCCGGGACGCCGGCCGGGTGGTCACCCGCGAGGAGATCATGCGCCAGGTCTGGGACACCACCTGGTGGACCTCGACCAAGACCCTCGACATGCACATCTCCTGGCTCCGCAAGAAGCTGGGCGACGACGCGGCCAACCCCCGCTACATCGCCACCGTGCGCGGCGTCGGCTTCCGCTTCGAGAAGAACTAG
- a CDS encoding ATP-binding protein: protein MKRRMINSLLGVVLVVVVVFCVPLALVEKRTIVNSAQDRVEATAVRVLALVEDRLAAGEPVTGDKFANQVTDSSYVEVDIPGQAVVSTGSRPAGDHILKAVEKGASGETVIVEQSRTDVDHEIANMLLLLGVVALLAVQAAVALAVWQARRLARPLTDLAETAERLGSGDPRPRDRRYGVPELDRVAEVLDLSAERIARMLTAERRLAADASHQLRTPLTALSMRLEEITAVAEDPETVKEEAAIALQQVERLTDVVQRLLTNQRDPRSPTAVAFDLDDVIKQQVEEWGPSLRGTRRVLQVEGLREVAAVGTPGTVAQVLATLIENSLMHGAGLITLRVRPSGTSIVVEVQDEGAGVPLELGNRVFERAVSGRNSTGIGLAVARDLAEADGGRLELLSLRPPVFALFLGRSHRED, encoded by the coding sequence GTGAAACGCCGCATGATCAACTCGCTGCTGGGCGTGGTCCTGGTCGTCGTGGTGGTGTTCTGCGTACCGCTCGCGCTGGTCGAGAAGCGCACCATCGTCAACTCCGCCCAGGACCGGGTGGAGGCCACGGCGGTACGGGTGCTGGCCCTGGTCGAGGACCGGCTCGCGGCCGGGGAGCCGGTCACCGGCGACAAGTTCGCCAACCAGGTCACCGACAGCAGCTACGTCGAGGTCGACATCCCCGGCCAGGCGGTCGTCTCCACCGGCAGCCGGCCGGCCGGCGACCACATCCTCAAGGCCGTCGAGAAGGGCGCCAGCGGGGAGACGGTGATCGTCGAGCAGTCGCGCACGGACGTCGACCACGAGATCGCCAACATGCTGCTGCTGCTCGGCGTCGTGGCCCTGCTCGCCGTCCAGGCGGCGGTCGCCCTCGCCGTCTGGCAGGCCAGGCGCCTGGCCCGTCCCCTCACCGACCTCGCCGAGACCGCCGAGCGGCTCGGCTCCGGAGACCCCCGCCCCCGCGACCGCCGCTACGGCGTCCCGGAACTGGACCGGGTCGCCGAGGTCCTCGACCTCAGCGCCGAACGGATCGCGCGGATGCTCACCGCCGAGCGCAGGCTCGCCGCCGACGCCTCCCACCAGCTGCGCACCCCGCTCACCGCGCTCTCCATGCGACTGGAGGAGATCACCGCCGTCGCCGAGGACCCGGAGACCGTCAAGGAGGAGGCGGCCATCGCCCTCCAGCAGGTCGAGCGGCTCACCGACGTCGTGCAGCGGCTGCTGACCAACCAGCGCGACCCTCGCAGCCCCACCGCCGTCGCCTTCGACCTGGACGATGTGATCAAGCAGCAGGTCGAGGAGTGGGGACCTTCGCTGCGCGGCACCCGCCGGGTGCTCCAGGTCGAGGGCCTGCGCGAGGTGGCGGCGGTCGGCACCCCCGGCACCGTCGCCCAGGTGCTCGCCACGCTGATCGAGAACTCGCTGATGCACGGCGCCGGCCTGATCACCCTGCGGGTCCGGCCCTCCGGCACCTCGATCGTGGTCGAGGTGCAGGACGAGGGCGCGGGCGTCCCGTTGGAGCTCGGCAACCGGGTCTTCGAACGCGCGGTCAGCGGCCGCAACTCGACCGGCATCGGGCTCGCCGTCGCCCGCGACCTCGCGGAGGCCGACGGGGGCCGGCTCGAACTGCTCTCACTGCGGCCGCCGGTGTTCGCGCTCTTCCTGGGGCGCAGCCACCGGGAGGACTAG